Proteins encoded by one window of Paenibacillus urinalis:
- a CDS encoding LysR family transcriptional regulator, translating into MNLHALRLFYVVAETRSVTRAAEILSISQPAITSQIKKFEQELSLPLLKPEGRGIALTDAGEHLAVLAARLFAVEQQIEQYAAEYRDGGRGRLRLAATYLPANFLIPSWIAKYKQHYERVEVKINTTNSSEALKQLLGVEVDLAIYGGLLEEHPDSIYAEELFQDELWFVVAPSHPYANQEVTLEEMAKIPFVMREEGSSTRERLLSLCRTYNVPAPSISLTFNGLHEAIFAVVSGYGANFVSSLVVKGQVARGELARVMVTGVQLTNTIAVCTRKNEILPATVSHFIQLIRQNPYEERY; encoded by the coding sequence ATGAATTTGCATGCCTTGCGATTGTTTTATGTTGTTGCCGAGACGAGGAGTGTTACACGTGCTGCTGAAATACTGAGTATCAGCCAGCCAGCAATTACCTCGCAGATTAAGAAATTTGAGCAGGAGTTGTCTTTGCCTTTATTAAAGCCGGAAGGAAGAGGTATTGCCCTTACGGATGCAGGTGAGCATCTGGCGGTATTGGCCGCAAGATTGTTCGCGGTAGAGCAGCAGATTGAGCAGTATGCAGCGGAATACCGGGATGGCGGAAGGGGAAGGCTTCGGCTTGCAGCCACATATCTACCTGCCAATTTTCTCATTCCATCCTGGATTGCAAAATATAAGCAGCACTATGAGAGAGTAGAGGTGAAGATTAATACGACCAATTCAAGTGAGGCTCTCAAGCAACTCTTGGGGGTGGAAGTGGATCTCGCCATCTATGGAGGCCTGCTAGAAGAGCACCCGGATTCCATCTATGCGGAGGAGCTTTTTCAGGATGAGCTTTGGTTTGTGGTTGCTCCAAGTCATCCTTATGCGAATCAGGAAGTTACACTTGAGGAGATGGCGAAGATTCCGTTTGTTATGAGGGAGGAGGGGAGCTCGACGAGAGAACGACTCTTATCACTCTGTCGAACGTACAATGTACCCGCTCCTTCCATCTCTCTTACGTTCAACGGATTACATGAGGCTATATTCGCTGTGGTGTCTGGATATGGAGCAAACTTTGTATCCTCTCTTGTCGTTAAGGGACAGGTGGCGCGGGGTGAATTAGCTCGCGTTATGGTAACCGGAGTCCAGCTCACGAATACGATTGCAGTCTGTACTCGGAAGAATGAAATCTTGCCTGCAACCGTGAGCCATTTCATTCAATTGATCAGGCAGAATCCATATGAAGAGAGGTACTGA
- a CDS encoding O-methyltransferase, giving the protein MNQMNTWSQVDRYVEDKLIPRDPLLEAVLTNNQQSNLPPIDVAPNQGKLLQLLLQIQKGKRVLEIGTLGAYSTIWMARALPDDGRLITLELDPHHADIAHRNLELAGLDHLVEIRVGDALLQLEKMKNEEEEPFDFIFIDADKPNNPAYIKYALELSHTGTVIIGDNVIREGEITNHHSTDPRIQGVRQFYDILSNETQISATAIQTVGSKGYDGFVIGIVN; this is encoded by the coding sequence ATGAATCAGATGAACACTTGGAGCCAGGTCGATCGTTATGTAGAGGATAAGCTTATCCCTCGTGACCCCTTGCTAGAAGCCGTTCTGACCAACAATCAGCAGTCAAATCTGCCTCCCATTGATGTTGCTCCAAATCAGGGGAAGCTGCTTCAGCTGCTTCTACAGATACAAAAAGGAAAAAGGGTGCTCGAGATTGGTACACTTGGGGCTTATAGTACGATCTGGATGGCTCGTGCACTCCCTGATGATGGCAGGCTGATCACCCTGGAGCTTGATCCTCATCATGCCGACATCGCTCATCGCAATCTGGAGCTCGCAGGTTTAGATCATTTAGTTGAGATTCGTGTCGGGGATGCTCTTTTACAGCTGGAGAAGATGAAAAACGAAGAGGAGGAGCCTTTTGATTTTATCTTTATCGATGCAGACAAACCTAATAATCCAGCGTATATAAAGTATGCTCTGGAACTCTCTCATACGGGTACCGTCATTATTGGCGATAATGTGATTAGGGAAGGCGAAATTACCAATCACCACAGCACAGATCCACGGATTCAGGGTGTTAGGCAGTTTTACGATATTCTGTCCAACGAAACACAGATTTCGGCAACCGCTATTCAAACTGTAGGAAGCAAAGGTTACGACGGATTCGTTATCGGCATTGTTAATTGA
- a CDS encoding VOC family protein: MSNHLTAHTQNLIKPIENRITSLFVHVTDVRRAAEWYSQLLGLPVREERLTSGPVYWLDLPDAHLILDSNTENRKNPEWREEMKPRFMLACSNIDAAYEHAEQQAATYSKPYHHGPMAYFNFSDSDGNTLMASRNTDSAETDAWNPADGVSPILPRIGGVFVDVTDMKSAVRWYTALFSLPYDDKNTDGPIYSVPMTSGPVLLLDQHRSLRQEDFTELFYFETNDIEASYQYVLDQGFQVAGEPNHFEDLSEFAVIDPDGNRIVIACMK, translated from the coding sequence TTGAGCAATCATCTCACCGCACACACGCAGAATCTCATTAAACCGATAGAGAACCGGATAACCAGCCTGTTTGTTCATGTTACCGATGTACGAAGAGCAGCGGAATGGTACAGTCAATTGCTTGGCCTACCCGTCAGAGAAGAACGTCTGACCTCAGGACCTGTATATTGGTTGGATCTGCCGGACGCTCATCTTATTCTGGATTCCAACACCGAGAATCGAAAAAATCCGGAATGGCGTGAAGAGATGAAGCCCCGTTTCATGCTCGCCTGCAGCAATATCGATGCAGCTTACGAACATGCCGAGCAGCAGGCTGCGACATACTCCAAGCCCTATCATCATGGCCCTATGGCTTATTTCAACTTCAGTGACTCCGATGGAAATACACTCATGGCAAGCCGTAATACGGATTCCGCTGAGACAGACGCATGGAACCCCGCTGATGGTGTCAGTCCAATCCTTCCCCGCATTGGTGGTGTCTTTGTCGATGTCACCGATATGAAGTCCGCTGTCCGCTGGTATACAGCGCTGTTCAGTCTGCCTTATGACGACAAGAACACGGATGGACCCATTTACAGCGTTCCTATGACAAGCGGGCCGGTACTGCTTCTGGATCAGCATCGCTCTTTGCGCCAGGAAGATTTTACAGAGCTCTTCTACTTCGAAACAAATGACATAGAGGCCTCCTATCAATACGTCCTGGATCAAGGCTTTCAAGTCGCAGGTGAACCGAATCACTTCGAGGATTTATCTGAATTTGCTGTTATTGATCCAGATGGAAACCGGATCGTTATTGCATGTATGAAATAA
- a CDS encoding SDR family NAD(P)-dependent oxidoreductase, with protein MSQTQAKTAIVTGAAGGIGKELVRRLAERNVNVVLVDLKEEAINATIKDLGLNDSNSLAVAADVSKEEDVQNYVNQAVEKFGTIDYFANNAGIEGPTATIDEMSVQALDLVYNVNVRGVFLGLKYVIPVMKKQSSGAILNTSSLAGLMGAPGMSPYIMSKHAVIGLTRVAANELASFGIRVNAVLPGTIATRMMEQIEANSGAAEEYKKANEAATPLGRYGKPEEVAAVMNFLLSDEASFVTASLYTVDGGMVGQ; from the coding sequence ATGAGTCAAACACAAGCAAAAACAGCAATTGTTACAGGAGCGGCAGGCGGTATTGGTAAAGAATTGGTACGTCGTTTGGCAGAACGCAATGTGAACGTGGTCCTCGTTGACCTGAAAGAAGAAGCAATTAACGCAACGATTAAAGATCTGGGTCTTAACGACTCCAATTCACTGGCTGTTGCGGCAGACGTATCCAAAGAAGAAGATGTGCAAAACTACGTGAACCAAGCCGTTGAGAAGTTCGGCACAATTGACTATTTTGCAAACAATGCGGGTATTGAGGGTCCTACAGCTACGATCGATGAGATGAGTGTACAAGCTCTTGACCTCGTATATAACGTCAATGTTCGCGGGGTATTCCTTGGTCTGAAATATGTCATTCCAGTGATGAAAAAACAAAGTTCAGGCGCAATCCTGAATACTTCATCTCTAGCTGGCCTCATGGGAGCTCCAGGTATGTCTCCTTACATTATGTCCAAGCATGCAGTCATTGGCCTTACTCGTGTAGCAGCTAATGAGCTGGCTTCATTCGGAATCCGTGTCAATGCGGTTCTTCCAGGTACGATTGCAACACGTATGATGGAGCAGATCGAAGCAAACTCCGGTGCAGCTGAAGAGTACAAAAAAGCGAACGAGGCTGCAACTCCACTGGGCCGTTACGGCAAGCCGGAAGAAGTGGCAGCAGTAATGAACTTCCTGCTGTCTGATGAAGCTTCCTTCGTTACAGCATCTCTATACACTGTTGACGGCGGTATGGTCGGTCAATAA
- a CDS encoding TetR/AcrR family transcriptional regulator — MEDTNDRRSKRTRLALKVAFIELVLEKGYEATTIMDIASRADYNRGTFYNHYIDKEDLLRDIKGEFLQGVSIALLAPYEGMERVDADKIYPSTLRLLEHIEHHKDQFKALLSVSNDLSYDIYNLLKDAMRNDMHIVMDDSARTIDYEIMLSYRMSAFVGVIMYWADTDFKYSASYMAEQVMIQTNQNLNYIEFKNR, encoded by the coding sequence ATGGAAGATACGAACGACAGAAGAAGCAAACGAACACGGCTTGCCCTCAAAGTCGCTTTTATCGAGCTGGTGCTTGAAAAAGGATATGAGGCCACCACGATTATGGACATTGCCAGCCGTGCAGACTACAATCGAGGAACATTTTATAACCACTATATAGATAAAGAGGACTTGCTTAGAGATATCAAAGGGGAGTTTTTGCAAGGGGTTTCAATCGCATTACTTGCCCCATATGAAGGTATGGAACGGGTTGATGCGGACAAGATCTACCCCTCTACTCTACGTCTCTTGGAGCATATTGAGCATCACAAGGATCAGTTCAAAGCCCTTCTCTCTGTCAGCAACGATCTTTCATACGATATCTACAATCTGCTGAAAGACGCGATGAGGAATGATATGCATATTGTGATGGACGATTCCGCCAGAACGATAGACTATGAGATCATGCTCAGCTACCGCATGTCCGCTTTTGTAGGTGTCATTATGTACTGGGCCGACACCGACTTTAAATACTCAGCCAGCTATATGGCAGAGCAGGTGATGATTCAAACGAATCAAAATCTGAATTACATTGAGTTCAAGAATCGATGA
- the fabV gene encoding enoyl-ACP reductase FabV, which yields MIIKPRTRGFICTTAHPVGCARQVEEQIKYVQAQPQINGGPKNVLVLGASTGYGLSSRIVAAFGAGANTIGVYRPSAGSEKRTASAGWYNSAAFEQAANAAGLKSYSVNGDAFTDETKQKTVEVIREQLGQVDLVVYSVAAPRRLDPATGEMVNSVLKPIGDAFTNKTVNFHTGEVTEVTIEPATEEEVRNTVTVMGGEDWKLWIKALKDGGVLADHATTIAYSYIGSEITRAIYREGSIGQAKDHLEATAHQLNEELSSTGGRAYVAVSKALVTQSSSAIPIVPLYVSALYKVMKEKGLHEGTIEQMYRLFADRLYHSEPALVDEAGRIRIDDWELQEDVQEEVLRIWSEVNSDNIYDISDLKGYNQEFFQLFGFETDGVDYESDVNPDVQIPGAYKVE from the coding sequence ATGATTATAAAACCTAGAACACGCGGCTTTATATGTACAACCGCACATCCAGTCGGATGCGCGCGCCAGGTGGAGGAGCAAATTAAATACGTACAGGCTCAGCCGCAAATCAATGGCGGACCGAAGAACGTGCTAGTACTTGGCGCTTCTACAGGCTACGGCCTGTCCTCCCGCATCGTTGCTGCCTTTGGTGCAGGTGCGAACACGATCGGAGTATACCGTCCAAGTGCAGGAAGTGAGAAAAGAACAGCATCGGCGGGCTGGTATAACTCCGCTGCATTCGAGCAGGCCGCTAACGCCGCTGGTCTTAAGTCTTATAGTGTGAACGGAGATGCCTTCACGGACGAAACAAAACAAAAAACAGTAGAGGTCATTCGTGAGCAGCTGGGACAGGTCGATCTTGTCGTCTATAGTGTCGCTGCGCCAAGACGCCTGGATCCTGCTACAGGAGAAATGGTGAACTCTGTACTGAAACCGATCGGAGACGCCTTCACGAACAAAACGGTTAACTTCCATACCGGTGAAGTTACCGAAGTAACGATTGAGCCCGCAACCGAGGAAGAAGTGCGCAATACCGTAACCGTAATGGGCGGTGAGGATTGGAAGCTGTGGATTAAGGCGCTGAAGGACGGAGGTGTGCTGGCAGACCATGCGACGACAATTGCCTATTCCTATATCGGCTCTGAGATTACCCGTGCTATTTACCGTGAAGGATCCATCGGTCAGGCGAAGGATCATCTGGAGGCGACAGCACATCAGCTGAACGAGGAGCTGTCCAGTACGGGCGGACGTGCTTATGTTGCTGTAAGCAAAGCACTGGTGACCCAGTCCAGCTCGGCAATTCCGATCGTTCCTCTATATGTATCTGCCTTGTACAAGGTGATGAAGGAAAAAGGATTGCATGAAGGTACCATTGAACAGATGTACCGCTTATTTGCAGATCGTCTGTATCATAGCGAGCCAGCTCTGGTTGATGAAGCAGGACGTATTCGTATCGATGATTGGGAGCTGCAAGAAGATGTACAGGAAGAGGTTCTTCGTATCTGGTCTGAGGTCAACAGTGACAACATCTATGACATCTCGGACCTGAAGGGATATAACCAGGAGTTCTTCCAGCTGTTTGGATTCGAGACGGATGGTGTCGACTATGAGAGCGATGTAAATCCAGACGTCCAAATACCGGGTGCCTACAAAGTAGAATAG
- a CDS encoding ABC transporter permease has product MIEQGKSLGTKIKPAATSNKHRKAKPSRTSQLSSILLGVLVPGSILILWQIAGGFGWISSTMLPTPLQIALSFRDLIISGELFGHMQISIARAASGFLLGAGLGLVFGTLVGFLRRFEQTLDPTFQMLRMIPHLALTPLFILWFGFGETSKILLIAKGAFFPMYVNTFLGIRGVDLKLFEVAKVLEFSRFKQLIRLVLPAALPNILLGLRLSLGVAWLGLVVAELMGSSEGIGYMIQDARQFTQTSVVFVGIIIFAAVGKITDSFVRYLERRLLRWRDSFNG; this is encoded by the coding sequence ATGATTGAGCAAGGAAAATCTTTAGGCACCAAAATAAAGCCTGCAGCTACAAGTAATAAACACCGTAAGGCTAAACCTTCAAGAACAAGTCAACTCAGCTCCATTCTGTTAGGCGTTCTCGTTCCAGGCTCCATTCTGATTCTATGGCAGATCGCAGGAGGCTTCGGATGGATCTCAAGCACCATGCTCCCTACCCCGCTGCAAATTGCATTATCCTTCAGAGACCTGATCATCTCGGGCGAGCTGTTTGGTCACATGCAAATCAGTATCGCTAGAGCAGCAAGCGGTTTTCTGTTGGGTGCTGGGCTAGGTCTCGTATTCGGGACCCTTGTCGGCTTCCTGCGCCGGTTCGAGCAGACCTTAGACCCCACCTTTCAAATGCTGCGTATGATCCCCCACCTGGCACTCACTCCGTTATTTATTCTGTGGTTTGGTTTTGGTGAGACCTCCAAAATATTGCTCATTGCCAAAGGCGCCTTTTTCCCGATGTATGTAAATACCTTTCTAGGTATTCGTGGTGTTGACCTTAAGCTGTTTGAGGTTGCCAAGGTGCTCGAGTTCAGTCGTTTCAAGCAGTTGATCCGGCTCGTATTACCCGCTGCACTGCCTAACATCCTGCTTGGACTTCGTCTATCTCTCGGCGTTGCCTGGCTGGGACTTGTTGTAGCTGAGCTGATGGGCTCCAGTGAGGGAATCGGATACATGATACAGGATGCACGTCAATTCACGCAGACGTCTGTGGTGTTTGTCGGTATTATCATCTTTGCCGCAGTAGGAAAAATCACGGACTCCTTCGTCCGGTACTTAGAAAGAAGGCTGCTTCGCTGGCGGGACAGCTTCAATGGATAA
- a CDS encoding aliphatic sulfonate ABC transporter substrate-binding protein, which translates to MSEQLKKKRHSITILLAALMVLLMMSGCANQGGSTADVAGAVSPGDKVVINIGVQGATGIFSYARDTKAFEKAFEQVGAEVKWHEFASVPPHFEALASGRLDFGSTGGTPVIAGQTGGIDFKAIAVTGDGKKGNAILVPEGSDIQRIEDLKGKKIAVAKGSSAYNFLFQVINTVGLTGDDIELIQLQPDEARPALDSKAVDAWSVWEPYVTTATTQTGAQVLVDGEQLNILAPGFLIARTGFIETHPELTVTFLKTYEQLRQYYESHVEEVAAHFGQTKNVDADMLVKIMNNNTSLLSPITPEFAAAHQEQADFLYSINAIDKQLDTSLVLENKYIEQALKELEEEGKLETDTN; encoded by the coding sequence ATGTCTGAACAATTAAAGAAAAAACGACACAGTATCACCATTTTACTGGCAGCGCTCATGGTCCTTCTCATGATGAGTGGTTGTGCCAATCAAGGCGGCAGCACTGCCGATGTGGCAGGAGCCGTCAGCCCCGGAGATAAGGTTGTCATCAATATTGGTGTTCAAGGCGCCACCGGCATTTTCTCCTATGCAAGAGACACGAAGGCTTTTGAAAAAGCATTTGAACAGGTGGGTGCCGAGGTGAAATGGCATGAGTTCGCGAGCGTTCCACCCCATTTTGAAGCACTCGCATCCGGCAGACTGGATTTTGGCAGTACGGGCGGTACACCCGTCATTGCAGGTCAGACCGGAGGGATCGACTTCAAAGCGATTGCTGTCACCGGTGACGGTAAGAAAGGAAATGCCATTCTCGTACCTGAGGGTAGTGATATCCAGCGCATCGAGGATTTGAAAGGAAAGAAAATTGCCGTAGCCAAAGGCAGCAGTGCCTACAATTTTCTGTTCCAGGTCATTAATACCGTGGGACTCACTGGAGATGACATCGAGCTGATCCAGCTTCAGCCGGATGAAGCGAGGCCTGCCCTCGACTCCAAAGCAGTGGACGCATGGTCTGTCTGGGAGCCTTATGTGACTACAGCTACCACGCAGACAGGCGCGCAGGTTCTTGTTGACGGTGAACAATTAAACATACTGGCACCCGGTTTTCTTATCGCACGCACCGGCTTCATTGAGACTCATCCGGAGCTGACCGTGACTTTCCTCAAGACCTACGAACAGCTAAGGCAGTATTATGAGAGTCATGTCGAGGAGGTTGCAGCCCATTTTGGACAAACAAAAAACGTAGATGCGGACATGCTCGTGAAAATTATGAATAACAACACCTCTCTCCTGTCCCCAATTACACCTGAATTTGCAGCCGCACATCAGGAGCAGGCAGACTTCCTCTATTCCATTAATGCAATCGACAAACAGCTCGACACCTCCTTAGTCCTTGAGAACAAATATATCGAACAGGCACTTAAGGAGCTCGAAGAGGAAGGAAAGCTAGAAACAGATACAAATTAA
- a CDS encoding helix-turn-helix transcriptional regulator yields MKTDKPYGIYGFRFTETLQHPFCYLYAVGYDKINHADYYWNGLERTDGPLFLIQYTTEGQGVFRSNEQAFEMTSGSAFLAEIPSAHEYYWSEGSEPWEFYFLLIRPALIAPFWEEIKHKLGSVPSFPPVSRPVKLLREIYTEARAGRITDPYYASSLVYQFILELSRYASHEHKHRDGWPDSIRLAVDYLESNYDQMISLDQLANELHISKYHLLRLFSRTVGMTPNEYLNKVRLERAVELLRRPELSVAQVAEAVGFSSSSYFIRVFHHKTGQTPGSFRERDHRLNYDRLFFD; encoded by the coding sequence ATGAAAACAGATAAACCTTATGGCATCTATGGGTTCCGCTTCACAGAAACTCTACAGCATCCTTTCTGCTACCTCTATGCGGTTGGCTATGACAAGATCAACCATGCCGATTACTACTGGAATGGGCTGGAGCGTACGGACGGCCCGTTATTTCTAATCCAATACACCACCGAAGGCCAAGGCGTATTCAGATCAAATGAACAAGCCTTCGAAATGACTTCTGGCAGTGCTTTTCTGGCGGAAATTCCAAGTGCTCACGAGTATTATTGGAGTGAAGGGAGTGAACCGTGGGAATTTTATTTCTTGCTCATCCGTCCTGCCCTGATTGCACCTTTCTGGGAAGAAATAAAGCATAAGCTCGGCAGCGTCCCCTCTTTTCCTCCGGTAAGCCGTCCGGTAAAGCTGCTGCGTGAAATATATACCGAAGCAAGAGCTGGACGAATTACAGATCCTTATTATGCATCCTCACTGGTCTATCAATTTATACTAGAGCTCAGCAGATATGCGAGTCATGAGCACAAGCATCGTGACGGCTGGCCAGACAGCATCCGGCTTGCTGTAGATTATCTCGAGTCCAATTACGACCAAATGATCAGCCTGGATCAACTTGCAAATGAGCTTCACATCTCCAAATATCACTTGCTCAGACTCTTCTCTCGTACGGTGGGTATGACTCCAAATGAATATCTAAACAAGGTCAGACTCGAAAGGGCCGTGGAACTGCTGAGAAGACCAGAATTGAGTGTTGCACAGGTCGCTGAAGCAGTAGGTTTTTCGAGCAGCAGCTATTTCATCCGAGTCTTTCATCACAAAACGGGACAAACCCCAGGATCGTTCCGTGAACGAGACCACCGGTTAAATTATGACCGCCTCTTCTTTGATTAG
- a CDS encoding glycoside hydrolase family 27 protein: protein MSQRDYAKTPPMGWNSWDCYGAAVTEAEIRGNAEYMAKHLKPYGWEYVVVDIQWYEPHANSSIYRKFVPLEMDEYSRLIPAVNRFPSAQGGAGFKPLADYVHSLGLKFGIHIMRGIPRQAAHAATKIKGSEQNARDIAHPNSICPWNTDMYGVDASQEGAAAYYRSLFELYAEWGVDFVKVDDIAASRLYEPHLPEIQLIHDAIEHCGRDIVLSLSPGPAKVEHADDLEQHANMWRMTDDFWDHWSLLLDMFDRCKAWEGRPAPGNWPDCDMLPLGHIGIRSVDGGGSDRWTRFTKDEQITMMTLWSIFRSPLMFGGELRDNDDWTLSLITNQEVLHMHQHSHDARQISRTEHSIVWSAQEGDNIVYAALFNIGETANEIVVSLNALGIQGQDVELVDLWSGSGTRSETGVIKAEVPAHGAVLYRISF, encoded by the coding sequence ATGTCACAGCGAGATTATGCCAAGACACCGCCTATGGGCTGGAACAGCTGGGATTGTTACGGAGCAGCAGTCACAGAAGCCGAGATCAGAGGCAATGCGGAATATATGGCCAAGCACTTAAAGCCTTATGGCTGGGAATACGTTGTTGTCGATATACAGTGGTATGAGCCGCATGCCAATTCATCCATCTACCGGAAATTTGTCCCGCTTGAAATGGATGAATATTCACGTCTGATCCCGGCCGTCAATCGCTTCCCTTCTGCACAGGGCGGGGCTGGCTTCAAACCGCTCGCAGATTATGTACATAGCCTTGGGCTCAAATTTGGAATTCATATCATGCGGGGGATTCCTAGACAAGCTGCTCACGCGGCAACGAAGATCAAGGGCTCCGAGCAGAATGCAAGAGATATCGCCCATCCGAACTCCATCTGTCCCTGGAATACGGATATGTACGGTGTCGATGCCTCGCAGGAAGGCGCAGCCGCCTATTATCGCTCACTGTTTGAACTGTATGCCGAATGGGGCGTTGATTTTGTTAAAGTCGACGATATCGCAGCCTCTCGCCTGTATGAACCTCACCTCCCGGAGATCCAGCTGATTCATGATGCGATTGAGCATTGCGGTCGGGATATTGTACTTAGTCTCTCACCGGGTCCTGCTAAAGTAGAGCATGCCGATGATCTGGAACAGCACGCCAACATGTGGCGAATGACAGATGATTTCTGGGATCATTGGAGTCTGCTGCTGGATATGTTCGACCGCTGTAAGGCCTGGGAAGGACGCCCTGCTCCCGGCAACTGGCCGGATTGTGATATGCTGCCGCTTGGACATATTGGAATTCGTTCAGTGGATGGCGGAGGAAGTGATCGATGGACCCGATTTACCAAAGACGAGCAGATTACGATGATGACCTTATGGTCTATCTTCCGCTCACCGCTTATGTTTGGCGGGGAACTTCGCGACAACGATGACTGGACATTATCCCTGATCACGAATCAAGAAGTACTGCATATGCACCAGCACAGTCATGATGCCAGACAGATTAGCCGTACAGAGCATAGCATCGTATGGTCCGCGCAGGAAGGTGACAATATCGTTTATGCTGCATTGTTTAACATCGGGGAAACGGCGAATGAAATCGTCGTTAGTCTCAACGCGTTGGGTATTCAGGGTCAGGATGTAGAGCTTGTGGATCTGTGGAGTGGAAGTGGGACACGTTCTGAGACCGGAGTCATTAAAGCGGAAGTTCCCGCCCATGGTGCGGTATTATACCGAATCTCCTTTTAA
- a CDS encoding glycosyltransferase family 4 protein, whose amino-acid sequence MHIVMVSPEQFPLPGSGSVEICMLAIARELSVHHQITIISKLTPQLPPETSINDHLVIKRVPALSRKDYAVEVIKCIQTLDHVDLIQVDNRPRCMAKIKQAYPDKPVALFLHSLTFVPKSASISSLLQRADLIIANSRSLKRRIISRFSLPSDRIITIPLGVDVLRFRPLTMEEKQIHMERYGISRDRFNVLFVGRVIPQKGIPVILRALHRIQPSIKTRLIIAGKSKNAAYPARLKQLAKTLRIELLFLGEIQHEQIHQLYSLADCIVCPSQKHEAFGLVNVEALASGIPVIASKNGGIREIIEDGHDGFLVTHYKNPLGFANRLARLAKHPELAQSMGANGREKALLHYTWQATASRLEATYQHLTGNEG is encoded by the coding sequence ATGCATATCGTGATGGTTAGCCCTGAGCAATTCCCCCTGCCGGGTAGCGGTTCTGTAGAAATCTGCATGCTCGCCATCGCCAGGGAGCTCTCTGTACACCATCAAATTACGATTATCAGCAAATTAACACCGCAGCTTCCTCCTGAGACATCTATTAATGATCATCTCGTTATCAAAAGAGTACCTGCTCTGAGCAGAAAGGATTATGCAGTAGAGGTAATTAAGTGCATCCAAACGCTGGATCATGTGGATCTCATTCAAGTAGATAACCGTCCCCGCTGCATGGCAAAGATTAAACAGGCTTATCCGGATAAGCCTGTAGCTCTCTTTCTGCATTCCCTCACCTTTGTTCCAAAATCCGCTTCAATCTCTTCCCTGCTTCAAAGAGCTGATCTTATTATCGCAAACAGCCGCTCCTTAAAAAGACGGATTATAAGCCGATTCTCCCTGCCTTCCGATCGCATCATAACAATACCTTTGGGTGTCGATGTTCTTCGCTTCAGACCTCTAACTATGGAAGAAAAACAAATTCATATGGAGCGCTACGGTATATCCCGTGATCGTTTTAACGTACTGTTTGTTGGCAGAGTCATCCCTCAAAAAGGAATTCCGGTTATCCTGCGGGCCCTCCATCGAATACAGCCTTCCATCAAGACCCGGCTCATCATTGCCGGCAAGAGCAAGAACGCAGCTTATCCTGCCCGGCTTAAACAGCTTGCCAAAACACTCCGAATTGAGCTCCTTTTTCTAGGTGAAATTCAGCATGAACAAATCCACCAGCTGTATTCGCTTGCGGACTGCATCGTATGCCCTTCTCAGAAGCATGAGGCATTTGGACTGGTTAATGTAGAGGCGCTAGCTTCGGGCATCCCCGTCATTGCTTCCAAAAATGGAGGGATCCGTGAAATCATCGAAGATGGTCATGACGGATTTTTAGTTACACATTATAAGAATCCGCTTGGCTTTGCTAATCGGCTTGCTAGGCTTGCTAAGCACCCTGAGCTGGCTCAGTCCATGGGAGCAAACGGGAGAGAGAAAGCACTGCTCCATTATACCTGGCAAGCAACGGCTTCGCGGCTGGAAGCCACCTACCAGCACTTAACGGGCAACGAAGGATAA
- a CDS encoding HIRAN domain-containing protein, producing MHKKVYAAITDMKNHRYSSKLRVGEPVFLIKDPDNLSDSEAIRVVLPPHGQIGYIANSPEIVPRGCCSAGRIYDTFKQQTLGIVQFIFQDMAIIELREVTSMPGAEEKEVFIMYRTSERI from the coding sequence GTGCATAAAAAAGTTTATGCCGCAATAACAGATATGAAGAACCATCGGTACTCCTCTAAATTACGAGTAGGAGAGCCTGTTTTTCTAATTAAAGATCCAGATAACTTGTCCGACTCTGAAGCGATTCGCGTTGTTCTGCCTCCTCATGGACAAATCGGTTACATAGCAAATAGTCCGGAAATCGTACCCAGAGGCTGCTGCAGCGCAGGAAGAATATACGATACCTTCAAGCAGCAAACACTGGGTATAGTACAGTTTATTTTTCAAGATATGGCGATTATCGAGCTTAGAGAAGTGACCTCTATGCCAGGGGCGGAAGAGAAGGAAGTCTTCATTATGTATCGAACATCCGAAAGGATCTAG